AGCAACGAGCCCATTTGCTCGTTTAATTTATAGTCGACgttatagttttatattgcaATATTGACCTCTTATCAGCATTATGATGATGTCCAAAATGCGCCGTCTATTTTGGCCGATATCTATATCCCTGTAACAGGGCTGCAAGCAAAAGTTCAAATAAAGAACGACGGAGCACGAGATAACGAACTACTTTAGTTACGAAGGGTTTCTAGAAATGCGTGCAAATGTACGATCTATCTTAAGTTCTAGATAACGAACTACTTAGCGTTACGAACCTTTCTGGAAAGATAAGCCTGATCTGTGATGGCTTCTTTAACAGAGCACTGTGTTCATGATAAGACTCCTTCTGAGAAACTCAACGTATTACTTTAAGTAATACAGGTttcaaaatacagaaaacaagGTAGACTCACACCCCTCTGAccatgaatgtgtgtgtgcatggagCTTGCACTGTTCTCCTTCTGCTCAAATTTTCTCAGTCCAACGACTATGGTTCAGATGAACTGCTGAGTACATTTCCCTAGGAAGTTATccatgtctctgtgtgtttaATTATATAGGGCAATAGAATGACGTCAGATCTTAGGTGCTTCCTGGGAAAGGGGTATGCACAGGATAAATAGCTactgaaaaaatgaaaatgcatgaaCTTTTGGATATAAAAAAACTGAACACAAAAAGACAGCTAATGATTTTATATTAAAGTCATACTTTCCATTAATCTGTCATAGTATGGTTTAACAAAAAAgggtaccaatttgtacctttgcttgtcacggGCTGTACCCACAAGGGTAAGtgtaccttttaagatacagaaatggactataAGGatcatttttgtaccattgggggtacattaatattgtttgtaccttggggatgttcctcagagtccatttctgcaccttaaaaggtacatttacctacagctatagggtacaattggcagggTACAGCCACAGTGaaaagcaaaggtacaaactggtaccATTTTTGACGACAGTATATTTGATCAAGTAAAACAGTGCCctcttaaaaataaattttctgaaataacaataataataccacCTGATGCCTAAACCTGTTAAATTATAAGGAGCAGCAGACATGAAAAGAGTTCTTTGGAACCCCCCAGATCTTCTCAATGGATCACAGGACTGCTGTGAAACCACAGAAGGAGGAAAGGAAAGTGGAGCACAGAGTGAGGTTTCTGGAAGCCCACACAGAGTGAGGTTTCTGGAAGCCCACACAGAGTGAGGTTTCTGGAAGCCCACACAGAGTGAGGTTTCTGGAAGCCCACACAGAGTGAGGTCCTCTGTGTGTCACAGATCTGCTCTTTCACCATCTTCTCCAGCCTGCCGACAGGTGGAGCACAGATGGAGCTCCCACAGCAGTACACAGCCTTCCTGGAGGTCACAACCTGCTTTTGTGAACCGCAGTTCCACATCATGATCTGTCCACTTGGCTCAGAAGCTCCTCCTTGTCCATCTGGTAGCGGCTCTTCTTCCAGATTTCTCTCAGGTTCTGCAGGACAGTCCCAATCTCCTTGCCCGATGTGATGCCTATTTTGCGGAGATCGTGCCCACTAACGGGGAAGCGAGGGATGGTCCATCGTTTCATCTCATGCAGCAGCTGTCCCTCACCTTGATACTTCAAGAGCTCACAAACCTTCAGCTGAACATCTGGCTCCCTGGACTacaatgggaaagaaaggtgcaAGTAATTATGCTTTGTGGCAAATTATTAAATACAACAATGAAATGTCAAGGTCATTGATCCCCTCGACTTCTGATGTCTCTCTATACTTCTAAGCccttaaataaatgtttgttagatcaatactgttttttttgtttgttcagtGCACAATAGGAGCACCATACTGTTTTCCGGAAGGCAATGATTTCACATTTTTGCCTATTTGTTTGTGGAAGTCTGTCCAAGCATAAACCAATGGATTCTGTCATAAGGATACCACTTTCTGTAAGCTGCATTTAAATTTAGACCCATCTCTGACTGGTACGGCTCATTAAAACAattcattaaataaaaacacacaaaacacacagtgaAGCTCAATGGTAGCTACAACCTTTCAGCAACTGCAAAAATCTTGGAGTGCCTCAAGAAGAAGAATCTTTTAGATATTTTAAAGGGCAATTTGAATCCCCCTCCCAAACACCACACCATGCCTCAAATGAAGCCATTTTAATCTGTTGGCTTTTCTTATCTATAACATCAGATACCATCATAAAAAGTGACACAATCAGAACAAACTGAAAATGTCTCTCACATCAATTATGAAGTCGGTGTAGGGAATGAGGGCTTGTGGTTCATCCTGAGCCTTCAGGAGCTTGTGCCTGTACTTCACCAGGAAGAAGCCCAGGTTTTTCTCCTCTTTGGAGATCTTCAGCCTCAGGTCCAGCTTGTCCACACCATCAGAGCGGCAGAAAAGTGCAGACAAGAGGGTCATGGGCTTGGGTGACCAGCCTTGGGACCTTTTCCACACAGACTTCAACTCCTCCACGTTGCCACCTTCTGGCAGGCCTGGAAACACGAGTCCCTTCCTCAGTCTGGCTTCAGGTCAGATATTTCTGTTAGAGCTATCATCCATATACTTAAAAGTAACTCAATCTCTCCATGATGTAGACATTTGTTAGACATTTGCGACAAAATTAGCAATTAAAGCACATCATAAATGCTCAAATCAATCCCAAGAGGAGAAAAAATGTTTGGCCATTGGTTTGCTACAAAGAGGAGTAAAAGCAATATCTGGACTGTACTATAATGGAATCGAACAGCATTTACCAATGAACTGGGCCACGCCTAGCTCATAAATAAGATCTAGCAGGTGGGCAGCATGATTTCCCACCAACATCTTCTTCAGCTCAACCCAGATACGTTCTCCGGagatggatgccagtccactggCATTGTCCCTGATAGCCTGGAGCGTATCAGACTCGTGCTGCCCAGGTTGTGTAGCAATACGGCCGTAGAACCTGCGGGCAGAGATATGTCAGAATTAAAGCCTGTGAAGGTCAAGCACTAGCATGTCTCTTCTGAATAAAAGGTGAACACCCCATCTTACAGAAAAGGGACAGGCAGAATCCATACATACCTAAAATAGCGTAAAATCCGTAGGTAGTCCTCCTGGATCCTCTGAGCTGCACTGCCCACGAATCGGACCTTTCGGTTCTGGAGGTCCTCATAGCCGTTGAAATAATCGTACAAAGTCCCATCTAAGCCTAATCAAGAAGGGGGGTGTGAAACTTACATCTTTACATTCATACCATTCATACATTCATCAAGGGCTTCTCCAGTCTGCTGCTCAGTTTGCAGTCTGAGGTTTATTCAGCCATTCTGataaagataataataatatttataattatcaTCGATACTTTATTGCCGTAGGAAAATACCAAGTGGGAAAATTCTCTTTACGGCTCCTCCAAGCAtggccatgaagggcagccacctgttgcagtggccagagagctgggggtcaaagaccttgctcaaggtgctgaggctgggctcgaaccagcaaccgtctaatcacaggcacagagatgtAGCTCACTGAGCCTCATGCTGACCCCCTTATATAAGATCACATTTGTAGGCTGTGA
This genomic interval from Paramormyrops kingsleyae isolate MSU_618 chromosome 8, PKINGS_0.4, whole genome shotgun sequence contains the following:
- the trnt1 gene encoding CCA tRNA nucleotidyltransferase 1, mitochondrial isoform X1; its protein translation is MWGRMFLRPVGIGKSCRILDYRALFTMQLKTKEFESLFTDGLNAIADIFKKHQFELRIAGGAVRDLLSGMRPEDVDFATTATPDEMKSMFQAGGVRMINNKGEKHGTITARLHNENFEVTTLRVDVQTDGRHAEVEFTTDWQKDAERRDLTINSMFLGLDGTLYDYFNGYEDLQNRKVRFVGSAAQRIQEDYLRILRYFRFYGRIATQPGQHESDTLQAIRDNASGLASISGERIWVELKKMLVGNHAAHLLDLIYELGVAQFIGLPEGGNVEELKSVWKRSQGWSPKPMTLLSALFCRSDGVDKLDLRLKISKEEKNLGFFLVKYRHKLLKAQDEPQALIPYTDFIIDSREPDVQLKVCELLKYQGEGQLLHEMKRWTIPRFPVSGHDLRKIGITSGKEIGTVLQNLREIWKKSRYQMDKEELLSQVDRS
- the trnt1 gene encoding CCA tRNA nucleotidyltransferase 1, mitochondrial isoform X2 codes for the protein MQLKTKEFESLFTDGLNAIADIFKKHQFELRIAGGAVRDLLSGMRPEDVDFATTATPDEMKSMFQAGGVRMINNKGEKHGTITARLHNENFEVTTLRVDVQTDGRHAEVEFTTDWQKDAERRDLTINSMFLGLDGTLYDYFNGYEDLQNRKVRFVGSAAQRIQEDYLRILRYFRFYGRIATQPGQHESDTLQAIRDNASGLASISGERIWVELKKMLVGNHAAHLLDLIYELGVAQFIGLPEGGNVEELKSVWKRSQGWSPKPMTLLSALFCRSDGVDKLDLRLKISKEEKNLGFFLVKYRHKLLKAQDEPQALIPYTDFIIDSREPDVQLKVCELLKYQGEGQLLHEMKRWTIPRFPVSGHDLRKIGITSGKEIGTVLQNLREIWKKSRYQMDKEELLSQVDRS